A single Paenibacillus kribbensis DNA region contains:
- a CDS encoding VOC family protein — MSKRLIPYITMDGNAKEAIEFYEKALDAQQLFVQTFGEMPENPDFPIPAEVKGRIGHATLKVGETELMFSDTFPGSPFSSGNQVSICITTDSVEQAEKMFAALQQGGQVGMPLQETHFSPAYGNVTDKFGVTFQIFTEARS; from the coding sequence ATGTCCAAACGTTTGATTCCCTACATCACCATGGATGGAAATGCAAAAGAAGCGATCGAATTTTATGAAAAGGCATTGGATGCGCAACAGCTTTTTGTTCAAACCTTCGGTGAAATGCCGGAAAACCCGGATTTTCCGATTCCCGCAGAGGTCAAAGGTCGTATTGGACATGCTACCCTTAAAGTTGGAGAGACCGAGCTTATGTTTTCCGATACCTTTCCCGGATCGCCGTTTAGCAGCGGGAACCAGGTGAGTATCTGTATTACAACCGACAGTGTGGAGCAAGCCGAAAAAATGTTTGCTGCTCTACAGCAAGGAGGACAGGTGGGCATGCCCTTGCAAGAAACTCACTTCAGTCCGGCCTATGGGAATGTAACGGACAAGTTTGGGGTCACATTCCAAATTTTCACAGAGGCTCGGTCGTAA
- a CDS encoding GNAT family N-acetyltransferase, with translation MQPFECTSTLPRKEEFFSLYETTGWNGNGVYTPEILYSAICNSWYVITVYKNDHLVGFGRILSDGVYQTFICDLIVHPDYQNKGMGRAILNQLLEKCKSSGIRWVQLSSAKNKQSFYKKFGFQERPADAPGMQLFFESY, from the coding sequence ATGCAGCCATTTGAATGTACGAGCACACTTCCACGTAAAGAAGAATTTTTTTCACTCTATGAAACTACAGGTTGGAATGGCAATGGAGTTTATACTCCAGAAATACTCTACAGTGCGATTTGTAATAGCTGGTATGTGATTACTGTCTATAAGAACGATCATTTGGTTGGGTTTGGTCGTATTCTTTCAGATGGTGTCTACCAAACTTTCATTTGTGATTTAATTGTTCATCCCGATTATCAAAACAAGGGGATGGGACGAGCCATTTTAAATCAGCTTCTCGAAAAGTGTAAGTCCAGCGGAATCAGGTGGGTCCAGTTATCCAGTGCAAAAAATAAGCAGAGCTTTTATAAAAAATTTGGTTTTCAAGAAAGACCTGCTGACGCACCAGGGATGCAGCTATTCTTTGAATCATATTAA